The Curtobacterium sp. MCSS17_015 genomic sequence GAACCAGATGCGGTAGTTGCGTCCCGAGAGGGACCGGAACATGGCACTCACTGGGCAGCGAGCCTCCGCATGATGTCGGTGGCGGCGGCGAGCGTCCTCCGCTCGGCGGGCGTCAGGGCGGCGAGGCGTGGGGTGAGCCAGCCGTCGCGGCGCTGCCGGGTCTCGGCGACCAGGTCCTCGCCTGCCGTGGTGGGGCACAGGAGCACCTTGCGGCGGTCGTCACCGTGCCCGTCCTTCGTGATCAGGCCCCGCTCGATGAGTGCCGTGACGGTCTTCGTCATCGACGGCGGGGTGACACCTTCGTGTCGGCTGAGGTCGGCGAGGGTCATGGCACCCTCACGGAGCAGCAGGGCGAGGGCGGAGAACTGGGCGTCGCTGACGGTCGTGTCGGACTTCTGCGCGCGGAGCGTCCGGGACAGCCGGTTGACGGCGATGCGGACGTCGGTCGCGAGCGGAGCACCGGCAGCGGAACGGCGACGCGCGGGAGTGCGCAGCGGGTCGGTGACGGTCACGGTTCGTCAGCCTAGCTCATTAGTTCAGCGAACGAATCAGTTGCTGCCTCGCTGCGTCGGACGGGCGTAGCATGGACGACATGGACAACACGTGTTGCCCATTGGACACGGGCCGGAAGGCGCGGGAGGAGCAGGACGCATGAACGGGTTCGCGGGCAAGGTCGCCATCGTCACCGGTGGCGGCAGCGGCATCGGCGAGTCGATCGCGAAGGAGCTCGCGGCAGCGGGCGCCTCGGTCGTCGTCACGGACATCAAGCAGGAGGCCGCCGAGCGCGTCGCCGCCGAGATCGAGCAGGCCGGCGGCACCGCAGCCGCCGTCTCCGCGAACTCGTCGATCGCCGCGGACAACGAGCGGGCCGTCCGGTTCGCCGTCGACACCTACGGCGCACTGCACCTCGCCGTCAACAACGCCGGCATCGGCGCCGCCCCGCAGCCCATCGGCGAGTACGACGTCGAGGCGTGGGACCGCGTCCGTGCCGTCGACCTGGACGGCGTCTTCTACGGCCTCCGCTACGAGATCCCCGCGATCCTCGAGGCCGGTGGTGGCGCGATCGTCAACATGTCGTCGGTCCTCGGTTCGGTCGGCATCGCCAACAACGCCGCCTACGTGGCGTCGAAGCACGCCCTCGTGGGTCTGACCAAGGTCGCCGCGCTCGAGTACACCGCCAAGGGCGTCCGCACGAACGCCGTCGGCCCGGGCTTCATCGACACCCCGCTCGTCCGCTCGTCGCTGAGCAGCGACGAGCTCGCCGGCCTCGAGGTGCAGCACGCCGCCGGGCGCCTCGGCACCGACGCCGAGGTGGCCGCGCTCGTCCTCTTCCTGCTCAGCGACCAGGCGTCGTTCATCAGCGGCAGCTACCACCTGGTCGACGGCGGCTACTCCGCGCACTGACCTGCGGTCCGCGGGACGCCGAGACCGGACGGGAGGCGCGGCGGACGTGAGCAGATGCGCTCACGTCCGCCGGGCCTCCCGTCCGTCAGCCCGGCGCCCGCGTCACCCGGCGCCCGCGTCAGTGGGCCGACCGCGTCAGCCCGGCCATCGCGTCACCCGGCGACCGCGTCAGTGGGCCGACCGCGTGAGGATCGCGTCGTGCGGGAGCAGTGCGTGCACGCCCCAGGTGCGGTTGGCGACCTGGGTGACGCGCATGCTGACGGCGACGCTCGCCATGCCGAGCGCCTCGGCGCGCGTGATGTCGTGGGAGCCGGCGATCCAGTCGACCATCCGGTCGAGCGCGGTCGCGGTCGCGGCGTTCAGGTCCGCGTCGAACCCGAACGTGATGCGGCCCGCCGGGGTGTCGGCGTGGATGCCCTCGACCGGTGCCTCGTCGAGCAGGGTCAGGGTCATCGTGGTCGTCATGCCGCACTCGACGGCGGTGCCGGAGACCTCGCCGTCGCCCTGGGCCGCGTGGCCGTCGCCGACCGACAGCAGCGCCTCCGGGACCGTCACCGGCAGGTACAGCGTGGCGCCGACGACGAGTTCGCGACAGTCGATGTTGCCGCCACCGAGGGGTCGCGGTGGGATCGTCGAGTGCTCGCCGGTCGCCTCCGGCGGGAGTCCGACGACGCCGAGGAACGGGGCCGTCCGCACGCCGAGCCCGAGCTGGTTGTGCGCGGTGCCCGCTGCCGGGTCGACGTCCCAGAGGAGCGGCCCGCGTGTGGACGGGTCGGCCAGGCCGAGGGCACGGTTCAACGGGGTGTCGACGCCGCCGGAGCCGGTGTAGCCCCAGTCGTCCGGTACCAGCTCGTCGAAGCGGACCGCGAGGACCTGACCGGGACGGGCCCCGGCCACGGCGATCGGACCGAGCAGGCAGTGGCCCCGGCGGGAGGCGATGAGCGTCGACACCTCGACCCCCGGGGCCGGCAGGCGTTCGGTGTAACCGGCGGCGCTGAGGGTCTGGACCGTGACGGTGTCGCCCGGAGCGACGGTCAACACCGGAGGGCGCTCGGCGGTGAGGACGTCGACGGCGGTGTCCGCGGTGGTCTCGATGCGGTGGTGGGTCACCGGGTGATCATCCCAGGCGCGGCTCCGGGGACGTCGAGACGAGACGCCGGCGTCGCGGCACGACGCCGGCGTCGCGGCACGACGCCGGCGTCAGTGGAACTGCGGGATCGTCAGCCAGATGCCGTACAGGACGGCGGCGACGCACAGTGCGAAGCAGACGCCGGCACCCAAGGAGGCGATCCTCGGCGTGGAACCGGAGCGTGGCGTCTCCTCGGCGTACTGGGTGCGCTCGCCGCCGGCGTCGGTGGGCTGCCCGGTCCCGAGCAGACGGAGACCGAGCGTGTAGAGCAGCACGACGGTCACGGCGGCGACGAAGCCCACTCCCGCGACGGTCGCGATGGCACCGAAGTCGATGTCCATGGGGTCCTCCCTCAGTTCCCGGCGGACACGGGCTCGCGCTCCGTGCTGCCCTCGCGGACGTCGTCCGCACCGATCGGCCTGCGGCGGGCCAGGACGAAGAAGGTCAGGCCGCCGACGAGGGCGAGCACCGCCACGACCACCAGCCCGATCGTCGAGGTCGACGCGAGCCACGTCGCCAGGCCACCGACGATCGCCGCGGACGGCAGCGTGATGACCCAGGCGACGACGATCCGGCCCACGACGCCCCAGTGCACGTCGGCGAGCTTCTTGCCGAGACCCGACCCGATGACCGAGCCGCTCGTGACGTGGGTGGTGGAGAGGGCGAAGCCCAGGTGTGAGGAGACCAGGATCGTCGCGGCCGAACTCGTCTCCGCCGCGAAACCCTGCGGGGACTGCACGTCGGAGATCTTCTTGCCGACGGTCTTCATGATCCGCCACCCGCCCATGTACGTGCCGAGGGCGATCGCGAGCCCGCAGGCCAGGACCACCCAGAGTTCGGGACCGGTGCCGGAGCCCTGGTACCCCGCGGCGATGAGGGTCAGGGTGATGACGCCCATCGTCTTCTGCGCGTCGTTCGTGCCGTGCGCGAGCGACACCAGCGACGCCGAGACAGTCTGACCGTGTCGGAAGCCGGTGGCGGCGCCGTGCGTGGTCGCGTTCTTCGTGATCGTGTACGCCAGGTAGGTCGCGACGAGGGCGATCACCCCGGCGATGACCGGCGACAGCAGTGCCGGCAGCACGACCTTCGAGACGACCGTGGCCCAGTCGACCGAGTCCAGGCCGGCGCCGATGATCGACGCGCCGATGAGCCCGCCGAACAGCGCGTGCGTGGACGACGACGGCAGCCCGAAGTACCACGTGGCCAGGTTCCAGAGCACGGCGCCGACGAGTCCCGCGAAGATCATCGTCGGCGTGATGTGGATGCCGTCCTGCCCCTCGCGGATGAGGCCCTGCGACACGGTCTTCGCCACCTCGGTGGAGAGGAACGCGCCGACGAGGTTGAGCACTGCGGAGATCAGGACGGCGGTGCGGGGCTTGAGGGCACCCGTGGCCACCGAGGTGGCCATGGCGTTCGCGGTGTCGTGGAACCCGTTCGTGAAGTCGAACACGAGGGCCACCACGATCAC encodes the following:
- a CDS encoding MarR family transcriptional regulator, translating into MTVTDPLRTPARRRSAAGAPLATDVRIAVNRLSRTLRAQKSDTTVSDAQFSALALLLREGAMTLADLSRHEGVTPPSMTKTVTALIERGLITKDGHGDDRRKVLLCPTTAGEDLVAETRQRRDGWLTPRLAALTPAERRTLAAATDIMRRLAAQ
- a CDS encoding glucose 1-dehydrogenase, with translation MNGFAGKVAIVTGGGSGIGESIAKELAAAGASVVVTDIKQEAAERVAAEIEQAGGTAAAVSANSSIAADNERAVRFAVDTYGALHLAVNNAGIGAAPQPIGEYDVEAWDRVRAVDLDGVFYGLRYEIPAILEAGGGAIVNMSSVLGSVGIANNAAYVASKHALVGLTKVAALEYTAKGVRTNAVGPGFIDTPLVRSSLSSDELAGLEVQHAAGRLGTDAEVAALVLFLLSDQASFISGSYHLVDGGYSAH
- a CDS encoding acetamidase/formamidase family protein, whose amino-acid sequence is MTHHRIETTADTAVDVLTAERPPVLTVAPGDTVTVQTLSAAGYTERLPAPGVEVSTLIASRRGHCLLGPIAVAGARPGQVLAVRFDELVPDDWGYTGSGGVDTPLNRALGLADPSTRGPLLWDVDPAAGTAHNQLGLGVRTAPFLGVVGLPPEATGEHSTIPPRPLGGGNIDCRELVVGATLYLPVTVPEALLSVGDGHAAQGDGEVSGTAVECGMTTTMTLTLLDEAPVEGIHADTPAGRITFGFDADLNAATATALDRMVDWIAGSHDITRAEALGMASVAVSMRVTQVANRTWGVHALLPHDAILTRSAH
- a CDS encoding inorganic phosphate transporter; protein product: MDVLVTVVLVIVVALVFDFTNGFHDTANAMATSVATGALKPRTAVLISAVLNLVGAFLSTEVAKTVSQGLIREGQDGIHITPTMIFAGLVGAVLWNLATWYFGLPSSSTHALFGGLIGASIIGAGLDSVDWATVVSKVVLPALLSPVIAGVIALVATYLAYTITKNATTHGAATGFRHGQTVSASLVSLAHGTNDAQKTMGVITLTLIAAGYQGSGTGPELWVVLACGLAIALGTYMGGWRIMKTVGKKISDVQSPQGFAAETSSAATILVSSHLGFALSTTHVTSGSVIGSGLGKKLADVHWGVVGRIVVAWVITLPSAAIVGGLATWLASTSTIGLVVVAVLALVGGLTFFVLARRRPIGADDVREGSTEREPVSAGN